One window from the genome of Candidatus Glassbacteria bacterium encodes:
- a CDS encoding universal stress protein encodes MIKLKKILYSTDFGEFAEEALRYAAVLAGQYDAELTIMHVVSLFGEGLASAEKHLDEMEEYADKFADQFHADADEIIERTIEEHADKELVMHKLIVRGITPNDEIIRVAEEQDMDLIVMGTYGRGGVSHLLFGSTAEHVVRHAGCPVLTVRHHSPHTFDFKRVRKILFPTDFSDYSKKALPYALSFAERYSAELHVLHIFEQRIHPAFYIVDKSTPFDLDEGLRDRALDALDEFVYADLRERIDFKCEVASGKPFVEIINYARANNIDLIVIATHGLTGLEYMIIGSTTERVVRRAPCPVLSVKDPEHEFVEL; translated from the coding sequence ATGATTAAACTCAAGAAAATCCTCTATTCCACCGATTTCGGCGAATTCGCCGAGGAGGCGCTGCGTTACGCCGCCGTGCTGGCCGGGCAGTACGACGCCGAACTGACGATCATGCACGTGGTCAGCCTGTTCGGCGAGGGCCTGGCCAGCGCAGAGAAACACCTGGATGAGATGGAGGAGTATGCTGACAAGTTCGCCGACCAGTTCCATGCCGATGCCGATGAGATAATCGAGCGCACGATCGAGGAGCACGCCGACAAGGAACTCGTGATGCACAAGCTGATCGTACGCGGGATTACTCCCAACGATGAAATCATCCGGGTGGCCGAGGAGCAGGACATGGACCTGATCGTGATGGGCACTTACGGCAGGGGTGGGGTCAGCCACCTCCTGTTCGGCAGTACGGCCGAGCATGTGGTGCGTCACGCCGGCTGCCCGGTGCTCACGGTCCGTCACCACTCACCGCACACCTTCGATTTCAAGCGGGTCCGGAAAATCCTGTTCCCCACCGATTTCTCCGACTACTCAAAGAAGGCGCTGCCCTACGCGCTGTCGTTCGCCGAGCGCTACAGTGCTGAGCTTCATGTCCTGCATATCTTCGAGCAGCGGATCCACCCCGCGTTCTATATCGTCGACAAGTCCACCCCGTTCGATCTCGACGAGGGTCTTCGCGACCGCGCCCTGGACGCGCTGGACGAGTTTGTCTACGCCGACCTTCGCGAGCGCATTGATTTCAAGTGCGAAGTGGCCAGCGGGAAACCGTTCGTGGAAATAATCAATTACGCCCGGGCTAATAATATCGACCTGATCGTGATCGCCACCCACGGGCTGACTGGTCTGGAGTACATGATTATCGGCTCCACTACCGAAAGGGTGGTGCGCAGGGCGCCCTGTCCGGTGCTGAGTGTCAAGGACCCGGAGCACGAGTTTGTTGAACTCTGA